A DNA window from Porites lutea chromosome 6, jaPorLute2.1, whole genome shotgun sequence contains the following coding sequences:
- the LOC140942081 gene encoding uncharacterized protein: MRPDLKTDSLRLEGIDSKTVDILTLSETWLDGNICDTEINLPGFVCVRQDRTGIKEGYGGVAIYVREGLAFRLRNDINTGRQECLWIELIRDKCKPTLVCCAYRAPDSDFQTFISSLHESMSSVDLEKSDVVILGDLNADMMVSSKLPKRDKQELLNFSRAYNFTQLIKEPTRITDTSRTMIDLVFANNEHRIVKSGVVPVPLSDHFLVFCIIKAGITTKAKPRILEYRSYKNFNPILFNDDLRNIPWHIVENEDNVDDALFTWNKMFSEVADQHAPVKRRRVKGIPLPWMNSQISDSMKERDWAHRKARKSNSARLWSMYAKLRNKVNGLVRTAKSKYYCDMIEEAKGDSDKVWKAVNEACNRNSSSESIQCIISDGVQHITSQSIASSMNSFFASIGRILASRIQTSVLNLNSISKHPLFQFELTELDQSFVLEQLLSLKANKAIGLDKISARLLKISAHTIAPSVVKLLNLSIRTSQFPKLWKCAKITALFKSVWFPEGFLNYNSFDLIC, encoded by the exons ATGCGACCGGATCTTAAG ACCGACTCTTTGCGCCTTGAGGGAATCGACAGTAAAACAGTGGACATTCTAACTCTATCCGAGACATGGTTGGATGGGAATATTTGCGACACAGAAATTAATCTTCCTGGTTTCGTGTGCGTTCGTCAGGATCGCACTGGCATTAAAGAGGGATATGGTGGTGTAGCTATCTATGTGAGAGAAGGTTTGGCTTTTCGCCTGCGGAATGATATTAATACTGGCCGTCAGGAATGTCTATGGATTGAGTTGATTAGAGACAAATGCAAGCCAACACTCGTCTGCTGCGCTTATAGAGCACCGGATTCTGACTTTCAGACCTTTATTTCTTCGCTACATGAGAGTATGTCATCTGTGGATCTGGAAAAATCGGATGTGGTAATTCTAGGCGATTTAAACGCAGACATGATGGTGAGTTCTAAATTGCCAAAAAGAGATAAACAAGAACTTCTTAATTTTTCGCGGGCCTACAACTTCACTCAGTTAATAAAAGAACCGACGCGCATAACTGACACCTCGCGGACAATGATCGACTTGGTTTTTGCTAATAATGAACACCGCATTGTCAAATCTGGTGTTGTTCCGGTACCGCTTAGCGACCATTTTCTggtattttgcataattaaaGCTGGAATTACAACAAAGGCTAAACCGAGAATACTCGAGTATCGCTCCTATAAGAATTTTAATCCGATTTTATTTAATGATGATCTTAGGAATATTCCCTGGCATATTGTTGAAAACGAGGACAACGTCGACGATGCCTTGTTTACGTGGAATAAAATGTTTTCGGAGGTTGCTGATCAACACGCACCAGTAAAAAGAAGGCGTGTCAAGGGAATACCTCTTCCATGGATGAACAGTCAGATAAGTGATTCTATGAAAGAACGTGACTGGGCGCATAGAAAGGCGCGAAAATCGAACTCGGCGCGTCTTTGGTCAATGTATGCAAAGCTTAGGAACAAGGTTAATGGCTTAGTACGAACTGCCAAGTCTAAATATTACTGTGACATGATCGAGGAAGCCAAGGGTGACTCAGATAAGGTGTGGAAAGCAGTGAACGAAGCATGCAATCGGAACTCATCTTCAGAGAGTATTCAGTGTATTATCTCTGATGGTGTTCAGCATATAACATCCCAATCCATTGCTTCTTCAATGAATAGCTTCTTTGCTTCCATTGGCCGAATTCTAGCAAGTAGAATACAGACTTCCGTCTTGAATTTAAATTCCATTTCAAAACACCCGCTTTTCCAGTTCGAGTTGACTGAATTGGATCAATCATTTGTGCTTGAGCAGCTTTTGTCATTGAAAGCAAACAAAGCGATTGGTCTTGACAAAATTAGCGCGAGACTTCTTAAAATCTCAGCTCACACAATTGCACCATCTGTTGTTAAACTTTTGAATCTTTCAATTCGCACTAGTCAATTTCCCAAATTGTGGAAATGCGCGAAAATCACGGCATTGTTCAAGTCAG TTTGGTTTCCGGAAGGGTTTCTCAACTACAACAGCTTTGACCTCATTTGCTGA